From one Molothrus aeneus isolate 106 chromosome 19, BPBGC_Maene_1.0, whole genome shotgun sequence genomic stretch:
- the STOM gene encoding stomatin, giving the protein MSDEEAGYAAKPRRPADDTNSGLGFCGWILVMTSIFFTVITFPISVWMCIKIIKEYERAIIFRLGRILKGGAKGPGLFFVLPCTDSFIKVDMRTISFDIPPQEILTKDSVTINVDGVVYYRVQNATLAVANVTNADSATRLLAQTTLRNVLGTKSLSEILSDREEIARSMQVTLDEATDDWGIKVERVEIKDVKLPVQLQRAMAAEAEAAREARAKVIAAEGEMNASRALKEASMVITESPAALQLRYLQTLTTIAAEKNSTIVFPLPINILQGLLERINKRRDGDSVGKTKTRQAATSIESDIHKIWDEAVELKCQDH; this is encoded by the exons ATGATACCAACTCTGGCCTCGGTTTTTGTGGATGGATCCTGGTGATGACCTcgatttttttcactgttattACATTTCCTATATCAGTATGGATGTGCATAAAG ATTATCAAGGAATACGAGCGAGCCATCATCTTCCGCCTTGGACGCATCCTGAAAGGGGGAGCAAAGGGACCAG gtttgttttttgtccTGCCTTGCACAGACAGCTTCATCAAAGTTGATATGAGAACCATCTCTTTTGATATCCCTCCTCAGGAG ATCCTGACCAAGGACTCGGTGACAATCAACGTGGATGGAGTGGTTTATTACAGGGTGCAGAACGCCACCCTGGCCGTGGCAAACGTCACCAACGCCGACTCAGCCACCCGGCTCCTGGCACAGACCACCCTGAGGAACGTCCTGGGCACCAAAAGCCTCTCTGAGATCCTCTCTGACCGTGAGGAAATTGCCCGCAGCATGCAG GTCACACTTGATGAGGCAACAGATGATTGGGGGATTAAGGTGGAACGTGTGGAGATCAAGGATGTGAAGTTacctgtccagctgcagagagccatGGCTGCAGAAGCAGAGGCTGCCCGGGAGGCAAGAGCCAAG GTGATCGCGGCCGAGGGGGAGATGAACGCGTCCAGGGCGCTGAAGGAGGCGTCCATGGTGATCACGGagtctcctgctgctctccagctgcgCTACCTGCAGACCCTGACCACCATCGCTGCCGAGAAGAATTCCACCATCGTCTTCCCCCTGCCCATAAACATCCTGCAGGGCCTGCTAG AACGGATTAATAAGAGAAGAGATGGAGACAGCGTAGGGAAGACTAAGACTCGTCAGGCTGCCACCAGTATTGAGTCTGACATCCATAAAATCTGGGACGAGGCAGTGGAACTGAAATGCCAAGATCACTGA
- the GSN gene encoding gelsolin isoform X1 produces MGRKDFNYLFLTICCTMALKLHCVSSMSVAGLGCVVTAALVLSAVPVSMVEHAEFLKAGKEPGLQIWRVEKFDLVPVPKNLYGDFFTGDSYLVLNTIKQRSGNLQYDLHFWLGDESSQDERGAAAIFTVQMDEHLQGRAVQHREVQGHESPTFLGYFKSGIKYKAGGVASGFRHVVPNEVTVQRLLQVKGRRTVRATEVPVSWDSFNTGDCFILDLGSNIFQWCGSQSNRQERLKATVLAKGIRDNERNGRAKVYVSEEGSEREEMLQVLGPKPNLPAGASDETKTDTANRKLAKLYKVSNGAGNMAVSLVADENPFSQAALSTDDCFILDHGTDGKIFVWKGKGANSEEKKAALKTASEFIDKMGYPKHTQIQVLPESGETPLFKQFFKNWRDKDQTEGLGQPHVSGHVAKIEQVPFDAATLHSSKAMAAQHGMEDDGSGKKQIWRIEGSEKVPVDPATYGQFYGGDSYIILYDYQHDGKQGQIIYTWQGADSTQDEIATSAFLTVQLDEELGGTPVQKRVVQGKEPPHLMSMFGGKPLVVYKGGTSREGGQTAPAAMRLFQVRSSTSGATRAVELDPTASQLNSNDAFVLKTPSAAYLWVGQGASNAEKSGAQELLKILGARPVQVAEGKEPDNFWAALGGKAPYRTSPRLKDKKMDAHPPRLFACSNKSGRFTIEEVPGDLTQDDLATDDVMLLDTWDQVFVWIGKDAQEEEKTEALKSAKRYIDTDPSTRDKRTPVTIVKQGFEPPTFSGWFLGWDDDYWAVDPLQRAMADVDV; encoded by the exons ATGGGCAGGAAGGACTTCAATTATCTTTTCCTCACCATTTGCTGCACAATGGCTCTGAAGCTGCACTGTGTCAGCTCCATgtctgtggcagggctgggatgtgttGTTACAGCGGCTCTTGTGCTTTCAGCTGTG CCTGTCAGCATGGTGGAGCACGCCGAGTTTCTGAAGGCTGGGAAGGAACCCGGCCTTCAGATCTGGAGGGTCGAGAAATTTGATTTGGTCCCAGTGCCAAAAAACCTGTATGGAGACTTCTTCACCGGTGATTCCTACCTGGTGCTGAACACCATCAAGCAGCGCAGCGGGAACCTCCAGTACGACCTGCACTTCTGGCTGG GTGATGAAAGCTCTCAGGATGAGCGTGGGGCTGCTGCCATCTTCACTGTGCAGATGGATGAgcacctgcagggcagggctgtgcagcaccGCGAGGTGCAGGGCCACGAGTCCCCCACCTTCCTGGGCTACTTCAAATCTGGCATCAAGTACAAG GCTGGTGGTGTGGCTTCTGGCTTCAGGCACGTGGTTCCCAACGAGGTCAcagtgcagaggctgctgcaggtcAAAGGCAGGCGGACAGTCCGGGCCACGGAGGTCCCTGTGAGCTGGGACAGCTTCAACACAGGGGACTGCTTCATCCTGGACCTGGGCAGT AACATCTTCCAATGGTGTGGCTCCCAGAGCAACCGGCAGGAGCGGCTGAAGGCCACAGTGCTGGCCAAGGGCATCCGGGACAATGAGCGCAACGGCCGCGCCAAGGTCTACGTGTCAGAGGAGGGATCCGAGCGCGAGGAAATGCTCCAG GTTCTGGGACCAAAGCCCAAtttgccagcaggagcttctgATGAGACCAAAACCGACACAGCCAACAGGAAGCTGGCTAAGCTGTACAAG GTCTCCAATGGGGCTGGGAACATGGCAGTGTCCTTGGTGGCAGATGAGAACcccttctcccaggcagccCTGAGTACAGATGACTGCTTCATCCTGGACCACGGCACAGATGGAAAGATCTTTGTTTGGAAAG GCAAAGGTGCCAACTCTGAAGAGAAGAAGGCAGCACTGAAAACAGCCTCAGAGTTCATTGACAAGATGGGTTATCCCAAACACACCCAG ATCCAAGTCCTCCCTGAGAGTGGTGAGACACCTTTGTTCAAGCAATTCTTCAAGAACTGGCGGGACAAGGACCAGACagaagggctggggcagcctcacgtGTCTGGCCATGTTGCCAAGATCGAGCAGGTCCCTTTCGACGCTGccaccctgcacagctccaagGCCATGGCTGCCCAGCACGGCATGGAGGATGATGGCTCTGGCAAGAAACAG ATCTGGAGAATAGAAGGCTCCGAGAAGGTGCCAGTGGACCCCGCCACGTACGGGCAGTTCTACGGCGGGGACAGCTACATCATCCTGTACGATTACCAGCACGACGGGAAGCAGGGACAGATCATCTACACCTG GCAGGGCGCCGACTCCACGCAGGATGAAATTGCAACTTCTGCATTCCTCACAGTGCAGCTggatgaggagctgggaggCACCCCTGTGCAG AAACGAGTAGTGCAAGGGAAAGAGCCCCCTCACCTGATGAGCATGTTTGGTGGAAAGCCCTTGGTTGTCTACAAGGGTGGAACCTCAAGGGAAGGAGGCCAGACTGCTCCTGCGGCAATGCGGCTGTTCCAGGTGCGCTCCAGCACCTCCGGAGCCACCAGAGCAGTGGAG CTGGATCCTACAGCCAGTCAGCTGAACTCCAATGATGCCTTTGTCCTGAAAACTCCCTCTGCTGCCTACCTGTGGGTTGGCCAAGGAGCCAGCAACGCTGAGAAATcaggagcacaggagctgctgaagatACTGGGAGCTCGCCCAGTACAGGTTGCTGAGGGCAAAGAGCCAG aCAATTTCTGGGCAGCCTTGGGTGGCAAAGCTCCGTACCGCACCTCGCCCCGCCTCAAGGACAAGAAGATGGACGCTCACCCCCCGCGCCTCTTCGCGTGCTCCAACAAGAGCGGCCGCTTCACC ATTGAAGAAGTTCCTGGAGATCTGACTCAGGATGACCTTGCCACAGATGATGTGATGCTCCTGGACACGTGGGATCAG gTCTTTGTATGGATTGGGAAAGATgcccaagaagaagaaaagactgaagCACTCAAGTCTG ccaaGCGCTACATTGACACAGACCCCTCCACGCGGGACAAGAGGACCCCGGTGACCATCGTCAAGCAGGGCTTTGAGCCTCCCACCTTCTCTGGCTGGTTCCTGGGCTGGGATGATGACTACTGGGCCGTGGATCCCCTGCAGAGAGCAATGGCAGATGTGGATGTGTGA
- the GSN gene encoding gelsolin isoform X2 translates to MVEHAEFLKAGKEPGLQIWRVEKFDLVPVPKNLYGDFFTGDSYLVLNTIKQRSGNLQYDLHFWLGDESSQDERGAAAIFTVQMDEHLQGRAVQHREVQGHESPTFLGYFKSGIKYKAGGVASGFRHVVPNEVTVQRLLQVKGRRTVRATEVPVSWDSFNTGDCFILDLGSNIFQWCGSQSNRQERLKATVLAKGIRDNERNGRAKVYVSEEGSEREEMLQVLGPKPNLPAGASDETKTDTANRKLAKLYKVSNGAGNMAVSLVADENPFSQAALSTDDCFILDHGTDGKIFVWKGKGANSEEKKAALKTASEFIDKMGYPKHTQIQVLPESGETPLFKQFFKNWRDKDQTEGLGQPHVSGHVAKIEQVPFDAATLHSSKAMAAQHGMEDDGSGKKQIWRIEGSEKVPVDPATYGQFYGGDSYIILYDYQHDGKQGQIIYTWQGADSTQDEIATSAFLTVQLDEELGGTPVQKRVVQGKEPPHLMSMFGGKPLVVYKGGTSREGGQTAPAAMRLFQVRSSTSGATRAVELDPTASQLNSNDAFVLKTPSAAYLWVGQGASNAEKSGAQELLKILGARPVQVAEGKEPDNFWAALGGKAPYRTSPRLKDKKMDAHPPRLFACSNKSGRFTIEEVPGDLTQDDLATDDVMLLDTWDQVFVWIGKDAQEEEKTEALKSAKRYIDTDPSTRDKRTPVTIVKQGFEPPTFSGWFLGWDDDYWAVDPLQRAMADVDV, encoded by the exons ATGGTGGAGCACGCCGAGTTTCTGAAGGCTGGGAAGGAACCCGGCCTTCAGATCTGGAGGGTCGAGAAATTTGATTTGGTCCCAGTGCCAAAAAACCTGTATGGAGACTTCTTCACCGGTGATTCCTACCTGGTGCTGAACACCATCAAGCAGCGCAGCGGGAACCTCCAGTACGACCTGCACTTCTGGCTGG GTGATGAAAGCTCTCAGGATGAGCGTGGGGCTGCTGCCATCTTCACTGTGCAGATGGATGAgcacctgcagggcagggctgtgcagcaccGCGAGGTGCAGGGCCACGAGTCCCCCACCTTCCTGGGCTACTTCAAATCTGGCATCAAGTACAAG GCTGGTGGTGTGGCTTCTGGCTTCAGGCACGTGGTTCCCAACGAGGTCAcagtgcagaggctgctgcaggtcAAAGGCAGGCGGACAGTCCGGGCCACGGAGGTCCCTGTGAGCTGGGACAGCTTCAACACAGGGGACTGCTTCATCCTGGACCTGGGCAGT AACATCTTCCAATGGTGTGGCTCCCAGAGCAACCGGCAGGAGCGGCTGAAGGCCACAGTGCTGGCCAAGGGCATCCGGGACAATGAGCGCAACGGCCGCGCCAAGGTCTACGTGTCAGAGGAGGGATCCGAGCGCGAGGAAATGCTCCAG GTTCTGGGACCAAAGCCCAAtttgccagcaggagcttctgATGAGACCAAAACCGACACAGCCAACAGGAAGCTGGCTAAGCTGTACAAG GTCTCCAATGGGGCTGGGAACATGGCAGTGTCCTTGGTGGCAGATGAGAACcccttctcccaggcagccCTGAGTACAGATGACTGCTTCATCCTGGACCACGGCACAGATGGAAAGATCTTTGTTTGGAAAG GCAAAGGTGCCAACTCTGAAGAGAAGAAGGCAGCACTGAAAACAGCCTCAGAGTTCATTGACAAGATGGGTTATCCCAAACACACCCAG ATCCAAGTCCTCCCTGAGAGTGGTGAGACACCTTTGTTCAAGCAATTCTTCAAGAACTGGCGGGACAAGGACCAGACagaagggctggggcagcctcacgtGTCTGGCCATGTTGCCAAGATCGAGCAGGTCCCTTTCGACGCTGccaccctgcacagctccaagGCCATGGCTGCCCAGCACGGCATGGAGGATGATGGCTCTGGCAAGAAACAG ATCTGGAGAATAGAAGGCTCCGAGAAGGTGCCAGTGGACCCCGCCACGTACGGGCAGTTCTACGGCGGGGACAGCTACATCATCCTGTACGATTACCAGCACGACGGGAAGCAGGGACAGATCATCTACACCTG GCAGGGCGCCGACTCCACGCAGGATGAAATTGCAACTTCTGCATTCCTCACAGTGCAGCTggatgaggagctgggaggCACCCCTGTGCAG AAACGAGTAGTGCAAGGGAAAGAGCCCCCTCACCTGATGAGCATGTTTGGTGGAAAGCCCTTGGTTGTCTACAAGGGTGGAACCTCAAGGGAAGGAGGCCAGACTGCTCCTGCGGCAATGCGGCTGTTCCAGGTGCGCTCCAGCACCTCCGGAGCCACCAGAGCAGTGGAG CTGGATCCTACAGCCAGTCAGCTGAACTCCAATGATGCCTTTGTCCTGAAAACTCCCTCTGCTGCCTACCTGTGGGTTGGCCAAGGAGCCAGCAACGCTGAGAAATcaggagcacaggagctgctgaagatACTGGGAGCTCGCCCAGTACAGGTTGCTGAGGGCAAAGAGCCAG aCAATTTCTGGGCAGCCTTGGGTGGCAAAGCTCCGTACCGCACCTCGCCCCGCCTCAAGGACAAGAAGATGGACGCTCACCCCCCGCGCCTCTTCGCGTGCTCCAACAAGAGCGGCCGCTTCACC ATTGAAGAAGTTCCTGGAGATCTGACTCAGGATGACCTTGCCACAGATGATGTGATGCTCCTGGACACGTGGGATCAG gTCTTTGTATGGATTGGGAAAGATgcccaagaagaagaaaagactgaagCACTCAAGTCTG ccaaGCGCTACATTGACACAGACCCCTCCACGCGGGACAAGAGGACCCCGGTGACCATCGTCAAGCAGGGCTTTGAGCCTCCCACCTTCTCTGGCTGGTTCCTGGGCTGGGATGATGACTACTGGGCCGTGGATCCCCTGCAGAGAGCAATGGCAGATGTGGATGTGTGA